GACTTCGTCGGCGTCGTCCGGCTCCGGTACCTGCGGCAGCGCCCACAGGGCCGCGCCCAGGCGCATGGCCGTGCCCAGCGAGTCGTCGTCGACGTGCCGGAGCACCTCCTTCGCGGTGGCCACGGAGACCCGGCCGACCTGGATCAGGGCCCGTACCAGGCGCAGCCGGCGCAGATGGGTCTCGTCGTAGTCGGCCGTGGTCGCGCTGATCCGCCGGCCGGGCGGCAACAGGCCTTCGCGCAGGTAGTACTTGATGGTCGCGGTGGAAATGCCACTGCGCTCGCTCAACTCCGCCAGCCGCATCTCTTGTGCCTTTCCTTGGATAGCCTCACTATCTAAGCACGCGACGCTTGGACAGCGGCGCTATCCAACGAGGACATCCGGAGGCCGCGTGCCAGGCAAGCCGATCCCGGGCAACACCACCGCCGCACTCGAAGGCGACGCGGTGGTCCTGCTCATCGGGATGCGCATCAACCACTTCTGGGCCGTGCACCATTGGGTACCCGTGTTCCTGTCCATGCCGCGCATGCTCCGGGACCTGAAGCGCGACAAGGGCCGGGGCCTGCTCGGCCACGTCCTGCTGACCGGTTCGCCGCGTACGTACTACGTGGTCCAGTACTGGGAGTCCAAGGAGAAGCTCTACGCTTACGCCGCGGCCGCCGACACCCTGCACCACCGGATGTGGGCGCTCATCAACCGCTTGCAGCGGACGAACAAGCTCCGCCAGCACGTGGGGATCTGGCACGAGGCCTACATCTCGCCCGCGGGCTCGTACGAGTCCATCTACGCCGACATGCCGCCCGTCGGCCTGGCCGCGGCCACCGGGGTCCTGCCGCTGGAGAAGCGCGGGCGCCGGGCGGCCGACCGGTTCGCGCACCGGCCGCCGGCGCCGGACGCACCACACGCACCGCACTGACAAGGAGCAAGGAACACCATGGCTGTTGAGCAGGTCAGCACCACCCGCCCCCCGGCATCGGGGCCGGGGGGCCGAGCGGCGGGGAGGATCGCCCTCGCCGCGGTCATCGGCCTGTGCGTCGCCCTCACGGCGGCGTGCGACGCCAAGGGCCCCTCGTCGTCCGGCTCTTCGTCCTCCAAGGACAAGGGCGGATCCTGGCAGGCCGGCGACTGCGGAGGTCCCGACCCCGACGACAAGCCGGACGGCTACCGGGCGTTCGACTGCGGCGACTCCAAGGCGACCTTCAAGGCGCTGGAGATCGCGGCGGCCGGGATCCTGCCCGGTTCGATCCAGTGTCCCGCCGGTACCGACCTGATGATCCGCGTGTCCGTGTCCTACGGCTCGGCCGCCAAGGACAAGAACAAGGGTGGCGGCGGGATCCCCACCCAGACCGTCTGCGGCCGCAACCTGTCCGGGGACCACCCCGGCGACGCGGGCGCGGGCGGCGGCCAGCTGGTGAAGGGCGACTGCATCTCCTCGTCCGCCCAGGAGGTGGCCTGCGCCTCCGCCGGAGCGGACGCCTTCAAGGTCCTCGACCTGGTCAAGGAGAAGGAGCAGTGCCCGTCGGGAACCACCGAGCCCATGGAACTGACCATGTCGATCGGGCGCCCGTACGACGTGATCTGCGGCGGCGCTGCCTGAGAACGGCAAAGCGGAGGTAAAGCCGGAGGGCGGGGCGGGTGGGGGCGGCCCACGATGGACACATGAGCGTCCGACGGTACGAGCTGACGTTCCCCGACGCCGACGGGACGGGCGGGGACACCGTGATCGTGGAGCGCACCGAGTCGGCCGGACCGGGCGGTCACCCGGTCTACGCCGACGCCACCGGCATCGTCCGGGCGGAGATCAGCGACCGGGGCGAGGTCCGCATGCTCCCCTCGGGCGGCCACCAGGCCCCCGCGCAGCCCACGGGGGCGCGCCGGCTGCCGGAGGGCTGACCGGGGGCGGGCCCGGTGTGCGCCGACGGGGGGAAGCCGGGCCGCGTCCGCTCGCGCCTGCGCCCGTACCGCCCGCGCCGCGTCCGATAGTCGCCAGGGTCACGACGTACGAGGACCCGAACGGCGAACCGGAGGAACGGGCGATGGACAGCGCAGGACTACCCCGGCGCAAGGCGCTGCTCGCGGGCGGCCTGGCGGCCGTCGCGGGCGCGCTCACGGCGTGCTCGGCGGCGGCCACCTCGCCGGCCGGGGGAACGAAGGCACGGCCCGAGGCCGCCGCGCCGAATCCTCGGCCGGCCACCCCGGAGGCTGCCTACGCGCGGCTGTTGGAGGGCAACAAGCGCTGGGTCGACGGATCGCTCCAGCACCCCGACCGGGATCCCACGCGGCGTCAGCTGGTCGCCCAGGCCCAGGATCCGTTCGGGGTGGTCCTCTCCTGCATCGACTCCCGGGTGCCGCCCGAGCTGCTCTTCGACACGGGGCTCGGCGACCTGTACGTGCTGCGCACCGGCGGCCAGGCGGTCGGCCCGGTGGTCACCGGCTCGGTGGAGTTCGGGCCGGTGACCGGCGGCACCCCGCTGATCTTCGTGCTCGGGCACCAGCGGTGCGGCGCCATCGACGCCGCGTACAAGGCGGCCCTCGCCGGGAAGTCGCTGCCGGGCAACCTCGAGGCGATCGCGAAGGCCCTGCGGCCGGCGTACGACCGGACGGTCAAGGAGGGCGGGTCGGGCGACGCGGTCGACCGGATGATCCGCGCCCAGATCGAGCTGACCGCGGACGAGCTGCGGGCGAACGCGGATCTGGCGCCCCTGGTGAAGAAGGGCGCCGTCGCGGTGGTCGGCGGCTACTACTCGCTCGACACGGGCAAGGTGGAGATCCTGACGGGCGCCCTGCCAGCCGGGAAGCCCAGCCCGACGGGCACCCCCGCGCCGGCCGGGACCCCGGCACCGGCCGGCACTCCGTACTGAGGACACGGCAGACAGACCCCTTCCGGGCCGCGGGGGCGCGGCCCGGAAGGGGTCTGTCGGGAGCGGCGGCGGTCAGGCCGTCGCGGGCTCCGCGGGCGTGTTCTGCGCCGGCCGCGGACGCGGGTAGACCGCTTCCTCCGGCAGCTTCGGCTCCAGGCGCAGGACGCCCAGGGCCGAGACCGTCGCGCCCGCCGCGAGGACCACCCACATCGCCGTCGGCGAGAGGGTGAGCAGGGCCGTCAGGACGGCCGGGGCCAGAGCGCTGGGCACCGCCCAGGAGAGCTGGTACACCGCGAGGTGGCGGCCCCGCGTCTCCTCCGGCGCGGCCTGCGCGCACAGGGCCGAGGCCGTGGCGCCGTGCATCAGCTCGCCCGCCGTGAACAGCGCGGTAGCGGCGAAGATGCCGACCAGGATGACGGTCTTGTCCCCCACCGCGGCGAGTACGGCGAACACCACGAACGACGCCGCGAACACCGCCGCGCCCAGGGCCACCGCACGGGAGCGGCGGTAGGCGACGAGCGCCCGGGTGACCGGGATCTGCAGGAGCGCGATCCCGACCGTGTTGACCGCGTACAGGACGCCCACCAGCGAGGTGGACGCACCCAGGTCCTGGGTGACGTACGCCGGGATGCCGATCGCGAGCACCGTGTAGCCGAACGCGGTGGGCACGTTGAGCAGGGTCAGGGCGAGGAACGGCCGGTTGCGCGCCACCAGCCGGTAGCCGCCCTTGCGGGAGGTCCGGGCGAGCGGGGTGGCCGACTTCGGGATCGGGATCGAGCCGAAGCAGGTGGCCGCCAGCAGGTATCCGGCGGCGGTGCCGAACACGATCACGTAGTAGAACGCGTCGCTGCCCAGGGCCAGGACCCCGCCCGCGACCAGACCGCCCACGCCCAGGCCGGCGTTGCGCAGGCTGCGCTGCGCGGCGAGCAGCTTGTCCCGCTCGGTGCCCTTGACGAACTCGGCGATGAAGGACTGGATCGCGGGCGGGTACGAGGTGTCGCCGAGCGCGACCAGCAGGATCACGGCGAACATCGTGTAGCCGTTGTCCACCAGCGGGTACGTGCAGAAGCCCGCGGCCCGCAGCAGGTACCCGCCGGTGACGACGGCCTTGGCCCCGAACCGGTCGATGAGGACGCCCGCCGCCGGATTGCTGACCAGACCGATCACGGCGGCGGCCGTCATCAGGGTGCCCACCTGGGTGAGCGGCAGCCCTGTCACGTGGTGGAAGTACAGCAGTGACAGCGGCAGGTACATGCCCGCGCCGGTGGCGTCGACCACCATGCCCAGCATGTAGCGCGTCTTCGCCGACAGGCGGGCCCCCGTCATGACGCGTCGCCGATCACGCTCTGTTCGCGCACCCACTCACCGAGCTCGCGCAGCCGGCGCTCGCACTCCGTGCGGGTGGGCGCGGTGCCCACCGCGGCGGCGAGGAAGTCGGAGGAGCCCGAGGCCGGCGCGATGACCTGGCCCTCCTCGGCGTAGAGCCAGAACCCGGCGAGCCAGTCCTGCTCGGGCACCTGCGGCAGCCGGCGCACCAGGCCGGGCCGCTTCATCATGAGCAGCTGGCCCGCCATGTGCCGCGGCTTCGGCAGCCCGGCCGAGTCGCCGCCCCGCCGTACGGCGGCGTGGAGTTCGTGGCCGGCGTCGGCGCGGACGGCGTACCCGCCGAGGTGCACGCCGAAGAGGCTGTTGAAGACCTCGCGGATCTTCGCGCCGCCGGGGCGGCAGGCGATCTCGCAGAGCACCAGCCGGTCGTCCGGGGTGTGGAAGACCTCCATGTGGAAGGCGTGGTCGCGCAGCCGGGAGCCCTCGGGGGCCAGCGAGGCGACGACCCGCTCGGCGAGGTCGAGCAGGCGCGGCGTGATCGGGTCGTCCTCGTCGAGGGTGAGGTCGATGCGCGGGCCGGGGTCGGAGGCGAAGGAGGACAGGTCGTACTGGTACTGCGAGGGCCAGGCCATCGCCACCCGGCCGTCGCGCACCACTCCGTCGACGTGGCACATCCGGCCCGGGACGAAGTCCTCCAGCAGGACGTCGTCGCGCTCGCCCGCGCCGTACACCTCGGTCAGGCACTCCTCGAAGGAGGCCTGGTCCTCGAGGATGCGCAGGCCGACCGCGTTGAAGCCGCTGCGCTCCTTGAACACCACCGGGAAGCCCTCGGCGGCCGCGAACTCGCGGGCCTCGTCGGCGGTGCGGGCCTGGATCCAGGCCGCGACGTCGATGCCCGACGCCTGGGCGCGGGTCTTCATCAGCGCCTTGTCGCGGAAGGGGATCACGTCGTCGTGCCAGGCGCCGCGCAGCCCGAACCGCTCGCGCAGCCGCGCGGCCCGCAGCATGTCCGCCTCGTGCAGCGCGGTCACGCCCGTGATGTTGTGCTCGGCGATGAGCTCGAGGGCGCGGGCGTCGACCTCTTCCGCGTCGAAGTCGTCGAAGATCTCCAGGCGGGTGTAGCCGAGGGTGCCGTCCGGCACCTTCTCGCCCGCGAGTTCGATCTTGTCGCGGGCGGCGAGCACGACGATGTCGCCGGTGTGGTCCGGCAGCCAGGAGCGGTACGGGAAGGGCTCCAGCGGGTTGCGGTGCAGGATCAGCAGGTTCTCGCGGGGGGCGATCTCGGAGGGCTGCGCGAGGACGGTCTGCCCGTCCGGGTGGGCGAGGGTGATCCGGATGTGCTCGCGGATCACCTCGGCCCCGCGGCGTATCGCCGCCGTGGTGTCCTCGGCGGCGACGGCGATCAGGCCGAGCCGGTCCCAGTTGTCCTGGAGGACCCGTACGTCGTCGCCGGGCTTGGCACCGACGGTGACGGAGATGACGCCCTCGGCGGCGCGCGCCGCGTCGAGCCCGTCGACGGACTCGACGCGGGTGCCGGGCGTGCCGATCAGGGCGCGCACGCTGGCGCCGCCGTGCGCCTGCGGCCGGTCGGGCAGCTCCTCGACCAGGCCGAAGGGGGCACCGACGGCGAGCGTGATCAGGTCGACGCCGAAGGCGCTGCGCACCAGCTCCGGGATGGAGTCGCCGCCGATCCGGTTGTGGCCCTCGATCACGCGCGGGCCCTTGGCGGTGAGGCGGACCTCGGTGTGGCAGACGCCGTCGCGCATGCCCATCACGTCGAGGAAGCCGCGTATGCCCTCGCGTATCACTTCTTCGTCGGCGTCGGAGAGCCGGGCCGGGACCGCGTGGCCCAGCTCGGCGAAGTGGCCGTCATTGGTGAACTTCTCGGTGATGGTGACGATGACGTGGCGACCGGCGAAGCTGAAGGACTCGACGCTGAACTCGGGTCCGTCCAGGAACTCCTCCATCAGGAAGTCCTTCAGGACGAACAGCGAGGAGACCCGGTCGGTCCGGGTGCCGGAGAGCCGGGTGACCTCGGCCCAGACCCGGTCGGCGTCCTGCGGCCCCTCGACCCGCATGACGCCGATGCTCGCGGTGGCGTCGACGGGCTTGACGATGAAGGGGAAGCCGTAGGAGGCGCCGAAGGCGTCCAGGTCCTCACGGGCCTTCAGGGACCGGGCGCCCACGGCGTGCTCCGGGTCGTGCTCGGCGACGTACCGCCGCATGGCGGCCTTGTCCCGGATCCGGGCGGTGACCTCGTAGCCCGTTCCCCCGAGCTCGTACAGATCGTTGATCCGGCCCGCGTTCTCGAGCCCCGGCTCGGTCAGGGAGACGGCCGCGGCGAAGCCGGGGCTCTCGTGCCAGGCCCGCACCAGGGGCTCGATCAGCTCCCACTGCGTGAAGTCCACGACCTCGACGGCCGCGGCGAGCCGGTTCTGCTCCTCGCTGACCTTGGTGGGGTGCTGGAGCAGCAGCACGCTCAGTCCCAGGTCGTGGGCCTTCCGCACGGTCTCGTCGGTCGCACCGACGAGCAGCAGGGTGCGCTCGGGGTTCATTCGCTCTCTTCTCCCCCTGCGGCGGCAGGGAATTTCAGGCTCGTACTCGGGTGGGGACGGGGGGTGGGAAGGCGTGGGGGCGAGCTCCGGCTCACCGCTCACCGGCGGGGTCGGCCTCCGGCCACCAGCTGAGGTAGCGCTCGCCGCTGTCGGGGAACACGGTCGCGACGACCGCGTCCGACAGGTCGTGCCGGCGGGCCAGTTCGAGGCAGGCGTACGCGGCCGCGCCCCCGGAGATCCCGACGAGGAGCCCGGAGCGGGCGGCGATGGCGCGCGTGGTGGCGGCTGCGTCCGCGTCCTCGACGGCGATCACCTCGTCGATGAGGTGCACGTCGGTGACGGGGCTGATGAAGCCGCCGTTGAGGCCGGGGATGCGGTGCGGGCCGGGCTCGCCGCCGGAGAGCAGCGCGGAGCCGGCCGGTTCGACGGCGATCACCTTCAGGTCCGGGTTGCGCTCGCGCAGGTAGCGGGCGCAGCCGGTCAGGGTGCCGCCGGTGCCGATGCCGGCCACCAGGTAGTCGACGCGCCCGCCGGCGTCGCGCCAGATCTCGGGGCCGGTCGTCTCGTAGTGGGCGCGTACGTTGTCGGGGTTCTCGTGCTGGCCCGCGTACCAGGAGCCCGGGATCTCGGCGTGCAGCTTCTCGGCGCGCTCGACGCAGCCGATGAAGCCGAGCGCGTGGTCGGTGAACTCGACCTCGGCGCCCAGCATGCGCAGGGTCAGCACGCGTTCGCGGGAGGAGTTGGAGGGCAGCACGATCAGACAGCGGTAGCCGCGGGAGGCGGCGAGTGCGGCCAGGGCGATGCCGGTGTTGCCGGAGGTGGACTCGATGACGGTGGCGCCGGGCTGGAGCGCGCCGGACTCCTCGGCGGCCCGGAGCATGAACAGGGCGGCCCGGTCCTTGATGCTGGACAGCGGATTTGCCGCCTCCAGCTTGGCGAGGACCTGGACGGTGGCGGGCAGGCCGTCGAGGTCGAGCCGGAACATCGGGGTGTTGCCCACGAGGTCCTCGAATGACGCCGCGATGCGGCAGGTGGCGCGCGCGTTGTTCACGAGCCTCCCCCTTTGGTGCTGGACGTGCGGTCGGTCTCCGAAAGGTAACCAGGCGGGGTCGCGCGCGATTGGTGCCGGACTCGGGCGGACCTCGGGGGCGGCTCGAGTCCGGCTCGCGGCCGCCCCCGCCGGGCTGGCTGGCTACAGGGCGTTCAGGTCGACGGCGTCGGCCATCGCGCGGTAGCCGGCGTCGTTCAGGTGGAGGCGGTCGGCGAAGGCGAGTTCGGCCTTCAGCTGCTGCGGGTGCCGCGGGTCGGCGACGGCGCGGTCGAAGTCCACGACGCCGTCGTAGGACCCGCTGGTGCGGATCCACTCGTTGACCTCGTTGCGTACGCCCTCCGCGGGCGCGTTCCAGTACGTGGCCCCGCCGTAGGGCGGGATGGTGCCGCCGAGGATCCTGACCCCGCGGGCGTGGGCCTCGCGGATCAGTTCCCTGTGACCGGCGATGATCTCCTGCGCGGTCACCCGGGGGCCCGCCGTGCAGCGGTCCTGGGGCATGTCGGGCTGGATGATGTCGTTGGTGCCCTGGAGGACGATCACCGTGCCCGTGTCGGGGCGGCCCAGCGCGTCGCGCCGGAAGCGGTGCAGGGCGCTCTCGCCGAAGCAGGGCGAGTCGCTGAGGACCTTGCTGCCGGCGAGCCCCGCGTTGAGCACGGCCTCCGGGCGGCCCCGGCCGGCGAGGCGGGCGGCGAGGGCATCGGGGTAGCGGCGGTCGGCGCCGGGGGTCGCGCCGAAGCCGTCGGTGAGGGAGTCGCCGAAGGTGACGACGCCTCGGCGCGCACCGTCCCGGCTGCCGTTCTTCACGTCGACCCCGGCCAGGTAGTACCAGGAGTAACTCTGGTTCCCCGGGCCGGAGAAGGCGTCGGCGGCCGTGTCGCGCAGGTGGTTGCCGTCGGCCCGGTAGGACGTGCCCATGGCGACGTTGTGGAAGGTGGCCGGGCCGGTGGGGCCCTGGAACCAGAGGGTGACGGTGAGCTGTTCGAAGGCCTTGACGGGCAGGGCGACCGCGTCGCTCGACAGCTCGCCGCCGGCCGGAACGCTCACCGCGCCCGCTCCCCCGAACCGCAGCGGGCGTACGGATTCCGGCTGGACGGCGGCCCCGCCGGCGCTGCGGGCGACGGTCGCGCCGGTGATCCGCAACGGGGTCTTCCCGTAGGCGTTGGTGAGCCGCACGCGCAGCTCGGAGCCCTCCGCTCCGGCCCGGACCACCTGGCGTACCGACTGGTTCCGGAAGCCCTCCTCGGACCAGTTGGGGAACCAGTCGGTGTGGGTGGGGGCCTGCGCCGAGGCGCCCCAGGAGCTGCGCCAAGGGGTGTGGTGCGCGGCGGCGGGCGTGGCGGCGACGGTGCCGGCGGCGACGGCCAGGAGGGCGGCGGCCAGCGGGGCGGCGAGGGCGGTCTTCTTCGTGTTCATACCCCCCTGACCCGCGCCGCCCCGGAAATGTGACAGGCGGGACGGAATTCTTTCGCCGGGTCACACGGGGCTCGTACCTCCCCTGGGGTCGAGGGCGCGGCGCCGGCGGCTGATGGAGTCGGGGTCCCAGCCCGGGCGGGGGACGGAGGCCAGCAGCAGTTCGGTGTACGGGTGCTGGGGGGAGGTCAGCAGTTCGGCGACGGGCCGGTGTTCCATGGTCCGGCCCCGGTACATGACGAGGGCCTCGTCGCAGACGTAGCGGACGACCGCCAGGTCGTGGCTGACGAAGACCAGGCCGATGCCGGTGTCGCGGCGGATGTCGGCGAGCAGGTTGAGCACCTGGGCCTGCACCGACACGTCCAGGGCGGAGACCGCCTCGTCGAGGACGAGGACGGCCGGCTCCACCGCCAGCGCCAGGGCGATCGCGGCGCGCTGGCGCTGGCCGCCGGAGAGCCCGCGGGGCAGGGCGGCCGCCTCCCGGTCGCCCAGGCCGACCTGGGCGAGCAGCTCCCGTACGCGGGCGGCGCGCGCCGCGGGGTCGCGCGAGCCGTGCAGCCGGAGCACCCCGTCGAGGGCCGCGCCGATGCCGATCCGGGCGTCGAGGGAGAGGTAGGGGTCCTGGAAGACGATCTGGACGGCCTTGGCGCGGGCCAGCCGGGCCGTCCTTCCCCGGACGGACTCGGCCAGGGGCCTGCCCTGTACGAGGATCCGTCCGGCGTCGGGGCGTTCGAGGCCGACCAGCATCCGGGCGGTGGTGGTCTTGCCGGAACCGGACTCGCCGACGATGCCGAGCGCGCCGCCCGGCTCCAGCGAGAAGGACAGGCCGTCGACGGCGACGACCTCCGCCCCGCCGCTCCGGTACGTCTTGCGCAGCCCGGTGACCTCGAGGAGCGGGGGCGGGGACGGGGACGGGGTGGTCACCTGGGCTCCACGGGGTCGAGGGTGAGTTCGCCGAGCCGGTGGCACGCGGCCCCGGCGGAGCCTTCCACCGCCAGGGGCGGCGGCGACTGTTCGCAGCGGCCCGGCTCGGCGAAGCGGCAGCGGGGTGCGAAGGCGCAGCCGGGGGCCGGCTCGAGCAGGCCCAGGGGGGCTCCGGGGATGGGGACGAGGCGGTCGGGCGGGCTGCCGTCCAGGGGCGGGGAGGAGCCGATCAGGCCGGCCGTGTAGGGGTGCCGGGGTGCGGCGAGGAGTTCGGCGGCGGGCCCGGTCTCCACGATGCGGCCCGCGTACATCACGTAGACGCGGTCGCCGACCGAGGCGGCGAGTTCGATGTCGTGGGTGATCAGGAGCAGGCCCAGGCCGCGTTCGCGCCGCAGCCGGCCCAGGAGGGCGAGGATCTCGGCCTGGGTGCTGACGTCGAGGGCGGTGGTCGGTTCGTCGCACAGCAGCAGGCGGGGTTCGGCGGTGAGCGCGGCGGCGATCACCACGCGCTGGAGCATGCCGCCGGAGAGTTCGTGCGGGTACTGGTCCAGGTGCCGCCCGGGGTCCGGGAGGCCGACGGCGTCGAGGAGTTCGGCCGCCCGGGCGCGGGCGCGGGCCTTGGGCCAGGAGTGCACCAGGCGCAGGGACTCGGTGAGGAAGTCCCCGACGCGGCGTACGGGGTTGATGGCCGCCCGGGGGTCCTGGTAGATCATCGCGGCCTTGGCGGTGCGTACCTCGCGCAGGCTCTCCCGGCCGGCGCCGACGAGGTCGGTGCCGTCGACGCTGACGCGGCCCCGGACCTCGGCGCCCTCGGGGAACAGGCCGAGTGCGGCGCGGGCGGTGACGGACTTGCCGGAGCCGGATTCGCCGACGAGGGCCACCACTTCGCCGGGGCCGACCTCGAGGCTGACCCCGTCGAGGAGGGGCCGGGCCATGGCCGGCAGGGTGATGTGCAGGTCTTCGTACCGCAGCAGTGTCATCGGGAGTCCCTTCCCGCGAGCCGGTCCCCGAGGTTCTCCCCGACGACGGTGAAGGCGACGACCACGACGACGACCGCCACGGCCGGGACGACCGCGGACAGCGGCTCTCCCTGGAGGACGGCGGCCTGGCCCTGGTTGATCATCGCGCCCCAGTCGGGTGTCGGCGGCTGGACGCCGAGGCCGAGGAAGGAGAGCGCGGCGAGGTCGAGCAGCGCGTACCCGAAGTTGACCGTGGACTGGGCGAGCAGGGTCGGGGCGATGTTGGGCAGCATGGCCCGTACGGTGACGAACAGGGCGGAGTGGCCCTGGACGCGGTAGGCGGCGATGTAGGGCCGGGCCTTCTCCTGGAGGGCGAGGCCGCGGACGAGGCGCGCCGTGTACGGCATGTAGGCCAGCGCCATGGCGAGCACGGGGGCGGTCATCCCCTTGCCGAAGAGCGCGACGGCGAGGATCGCCAGCAGCAGGGCGGGGAAGGCGAACAGGATGTCGAGCACCCGGCCCACGAGGGCGTCGGTCCGTCCGCCGCTCCAGGCGGTGAACAGGCCCACGGCCACGCCCAGGACGGTGGAGGAGACGACCACGGCGAGCGGTCCGGCGAGGCTGGTGCGGGTACCGGCGATCAGTGCGGACAGGGTGTCGTGGCCGCCCTGGCCGGTGCCCAGCCAGTGGTCGGGGCCGGGCCCCAGCAGGGTGTCGCCGAGCCGGCCGAAGGTGGGGTCGTACGGGGTGAGCCAGGGTGCGAGCAGGCCGACGAGGACGAACAGGCACAGGAGCAGCGGGCAGATCCCCCGCAGGTACCACTTCTTGTTCACCGGGCGCTCCCCGCCGCGGCGGTCCGCGGGTCGATCAGCGGCTGTACCAGGTCGACGAGGGCGTTGACCACGACGAACGCGGCCACCACCAGCAGCACGATCGCCTGGACCACCTGGAAGTCCAGCTGGTCCACGCACTGGACCAGCAGGGATCCGATGCCGGACATCCCGAAGGCGGTCTCGACGATGGCGGTGCTGACCAGCATGCCGGAGACGAGGAGCGCGGACACGGTGACGACGGGGCCCAGCGCGTTGCGCAGGACGTGGCGGCGTATGACGGTCCGCCGGGGCGTGCCCCGGCTGAGCGCGACCTCGACGTGTTCGCGGCGCAGTTCGTCCAGCATGGCCGAGCGGGTCACCCGGGTCACCAGGGCCGTGAAGGTCACGGACAGGGCGATGGCCGGCAGCAGGACGTGGTGCATCCGGTCGAGTACGCCGCTGCCGTTGCCGATGGTCGGGAACCAGCCCAGGCGCACCCCGAGCACGGAGCGCAGGAGCAGGGCGACGACGAAGGCGGGTGCGGCCGCCCCCACCGTGACCAGCAGCATCAGGGTCCGGTCGGTGCGCGTTCCGCGCCGCAGCGCTCCGACGACGCCGGCGGCGACGCCGACGGCCGCGATCAGCAGCGCGGAGGTGGTGACGAGGAGGAGGGAGGCGGGCAGCCGGGACCACAGGAGGTCGCCGACGTCCTGGTGGAAGAGGTGGGAGCGGCCGAAGTCGCCGTGCAGGACGCCTTCGAGCCAGTTCCCGTACCGGACGAGGAAGGGCTCGTCGAAGCCGTACTGACTGCGGATCTCGGCGAGCTGCTCGGGGCTGGGGCTGCGGCCGCGCACCAGGAAGCTCGCCGGGTCGCCGGGGGCCAGGTAGAGGGAGGAGAACACCAGGAAGGAGGTGACCAGGAGGGTCGTGACCATCCCGGCGAGCCGGCGCAGGACCCGGCCGGCCCGGGCGAGTGCCGCCGCCCCGGCGGCCCGGCCCGTCATCCCCTGGCTCCGATCTCGGCGGCCCACGGGTAGTAGAGGTAGGCGATGGACGGCTGGACGCCGGTGATCCGCTTGCCGAGGAAGACGCTCACGGGCTGGGTGTAGAGGGGCAGCCAGGGCAGCTCCCGCAGGGCGATGCGCTGGGCCTCGGCATTGGCGGCGGCGTGTTCGGCGGGGTCCTGGGCCGCGCCGGCCCGTTCGACGGCGGCGTCGAAGGCGGGGTCCGACCAGCCTCCGTAGTTGCTGAAGTTGCCGGTCTGGAGGGCGCCGTACATGTCGAGCGGGTCGGTGATGGAGGTGTACCAGAAGGCGAGGAAGAGGTCGATGCCCTCGCGGGCGGCGGGGTCGGTGAAGAGCGTCGAGTACTTCTCGGCGGAGACGGTCTCG
This is a stretch of genomic DNA from Streptomyces sp. NBC_00091. It encodes these proteins:
- a CDS encoding SGNH/GDSL hydrolase family protein, with protein sequence MNTKKTALAAPLAAALLAVAAGTVAATPAAAHHTPWRSSWGASAQAPTHTDWFPNWSEEGFRNQSVRQVVRAGAEGSELRVRLTNAYGKTPLRITGATVARSAGGAAVQPESVRPLRFGGAGAVSVPAGGELSSDAVALPVKAFEQLTVTLWFQGPTGPATFHNVAMGTSYRADGNHLRDTAADAFSGPGNQSYSWYYLAGVDVKNGSRDGARRGVVTFGDSLTDGFGATPGADRRYPDALAARLAGRGRPEAVLNAGLAGSKVLSDSPCFGESALHRFRRDALGRPDTGTVIVLQGTNDIIQPDMPQDRCTAGPRVTAQEIIAGHRELIREAHARGVRILGGTIPPYGGATYWNAPAEGVRNEVNEWIRTSGSYDGVVDFDRAVADPRHPQQLKAELAFADRLHLNDAGYRAMADAVDLNAL
- a CDS encoding ATP-binding cassette domain-containing protein produces the protein MTTPSPSPPPLLEVTGLRKTYRSGGAEVVAVDGLSFSLEPGGALGIVGESGSGKTTTARMLVGLERPDAGRILVQGRPLAESVRGRTARLARAKAVQIVFQDPYLSLDARIGIGAALDGVLRLHGSRDPAARAARVRELLAQVGLGDREAAALPRGLSGGQRQRAAIALALAVEPAVLVLDEAVSALDVSVQAQVLNLLADIRRDTGIGLVFVSHDLAVVRYVCDEALVMYRGRTMEHRPVAELLTSPQHPYTELLLASVPRPGWDPDSISRRRRALDPRGGTSPV
- a CDS encoding ABC transporter ATP-binding protein, coding for MTLLRYEDLHITLPAMARPLLDGVSLEVGPGEVVALVGESGSGKSVTARAALGLFPEGAEVRGRVSVDGTDLVGAGRESLREVRTAKAAMIYQDPRAAINPVRRVGDFLTESLRLVHSWPKARARARAAELLDAVGLPDPGRHLDQYPHELSGGMLQRVVIAAALTAEPRLLLCDEPTTALDVSTQAEILALLGRLRRERGLGLLLITHDIELAASVGDRVYVMYAGRIVETGPAAELLAAPRHPYTAGLIGSSPPLDGSPPDRLVPIPGAPLGLLEPAPGCAFAPRCRFAEPGRCEQSPPPLAVEGSAGAACHRLGELTLDPVEPR
- a CDS encoding ABC transporter permease codes for the protein MNKKWYLRGICPLLLCLFVLVGLLAPWLTPYDPTFGRLGDTLLGPGPDHWLGTGQGGHDTLSALIAGTRTSLAGPLAVVVSSTVLGVAVGLFTAWSGGRTDALVGRVLDILFAFPALLLAILAVALFGKGMTAPVLAMALAYMPYTARLVRGLALQEKARPYIAAYRVQGHSALFVTVRAMLPNIAPTLLAQSTVNFGYALLDLAALSFLGLGVQPPTPDWGAMINQGQAAVLQGEPLSAVVPAVAVVVVVVAFTVVGENLGDRLAGRDSR
- a CDS encoding ABC transporter permease — translated: MTGRAAGAAALARAGRVLRRLAGMVTTLLVTSFLVFSSLYLAPGDPASFLVRGRSPSPEQLAEIRSQYGFDEPFLVRYGNWLEGVLHGDFGRSHLFHQDVGDLLWSRLPASLLLVTTSALLIAAVGVAAGVVGALRRGTRTDRTLMLLVTVGAAAPAFVVALLLRSVLGVRLGWFPTIGNGSGVLDRMHHVLLPAIALSVTFTALVTRVTRSAMLDELRREHVEVALSRGTPRRTVIRRHVLRNALGPVVTVSALLVSGMLVSTAIVETAFGMSGIGSLLVQCVDQLDFQVVQAIVLLVVAAFVVVNALVDLVQPLIDPRTAAAGSAR